Part of the Plasmodium vivax scf_7019 genomic scaffold, whole genome shotgun sequence genome is shown below.
TGTTCTACGACttcgaaaacgaaaaggagaaaaaggaggtggAGGAATACGAAATCATCGTGCGGAAGAATGACAAGAGACACAACTGGATCATCATGCACGACGTGTATTTGGACAGCCCCTACACGTTCGAGGTGCTGGACAAGATGCTCTCACTGTACGTGAATACCTACCCGGAGAATGAGCTCCCCGTGGGATTCATTTTCATGGGGGACTTCATAAGCCTCAAATTTGATTACAACAGAAACTTCCACAAGGTGTATATAAAGGGGTTTGAAAAGCTATCCGTTATGCTCATTTCGAAGTTTAAATTGATTCTGGAGCACTGCTATTTGATCTTCATTCCTGGGATAAACGacccatgtgcatgcaaaaatagcATTCCCAAAATGCCCATTCTACCATACTATATTAGGAAGTTTAAACAAAACATAGagtcctttttctcctccaaaaggaacatcatttttgctacgAACCCGTGTAGAATCCGTCacttgagcaaaaaaatgatcttttTTAGACacgacattttaaatgacttAATTTGGAGCTCCACCATTAATGCCACCAATAATGAAAGgaataatttgcaaaacattttggTTTCTACCATCGTTGGGCAGAGCCATATCTATCCCATCCCCCATGATAATCGCATTCTGAAGAGGTActctcctttccttttcctgtacCCCCTCCCTCACTTCATCTGCGTCTGCGACAATTCTTGCAACAG
Proteins encoded:
- a CDS encoding DNA polymerase epsilon subunit B (encoded by transcript PVX_200290A), encoding FYDFENEKEKKEVEEYEIIVRKNDKRHNWIIMHDVYLDSPYTFEVLDKMLSLYVNTYPENELPVGFIFMGDFISLKFDYNRNFHKVYIKGFEKLSVMLISKFKLILEHCYLIFIPGINDPCACKNSIPKMPILPYYIRKFKQNIESFFSSKRNIIFATNPCRIRHLSKKMIFFRHDILNDLIWSSTINATNNERNNLQNILVSTIVGQSHIYPIPHDNRILKRYSPFLFLYPLPHFICVCDNSCNSFISYASEDTSDCIISNSDMSFTRKKTFTVYSALHHEAKRYVVPRVKTILQISSTVAAARV